A part of Setaria viridis chromosome 8, Setaria_viridis_v4.0, whole genome shotgun sequence genomic DNA contains:
- the LOC117833345 gene encoding bifunctional dihydrofolate reductase-thymidylate synthase isoform X1 gives MLVAEVLRAGSYISRFSRHACKVARFSSIGYSSISQVKKHQILDVSNKISSFLFSQPRPISMATAPANGDSQSGPQRNYQVVVAATRDMGIGKDGVLPWKLLGDLKFFKEVTLSTSDPAKKNAVIMGRKTWESIPVKSRPLPGRLNVILTRSGSFDFATVENVVICGSMKSALELLASTPYCVSIEKVFVIGGGQVLREYLNGPACEAIHLTDVQSSIECDTFIPPIDFSVFQPWYSSFPVVESNIRHSFVTFVRVRKSLEETHVSNGKESTEVDTKNDKFETENFSFLPKMIFDRHEEYHYLNLAEDIIKSGAQKNDRTGTGTLSKFGCQMRFNLRKNFPLLTTKRVFWHGVVEELLWFISGSTNAKVLQEKGIHIWDGNASREYLDSVGLAHREEGDLGPVYGFQWRHFGAEYTDMHADYTGKGFDQLMDVIDKIKNNPDDRRIILSAWNPSDLKKMALPPCHMFAQFFVENGELSCQMYQRSADMGLGVPFNIASYSLLTYMIAQVCGLSPGDFVHVIGDAHVYRTHVRALEEQIQKMPKPFPILKINPSKKDIDSFVASDFKLVGYDPHQKIEMKMAI, from the exons ATGTTAGTGGCAGAAGTGCTCAGAGCAGGATCGTACATCTCTAGGTTTTCTCGACATGCATGCAAA GTTGCAAGATTTTCCAGCATTGGTTATTCATCTATTTCACAAGTTAAGAAACATCAAATTCTGGATGTGAGCAACAAAATAAGTTCTTTCCTCTTTAGCCAGCCCCGACCGATATCAATGGCTACAGCTCCGGCCAATGGTGATTCACAGAGTGGCCCTCAGAGGAACTATcaggttgttgttgctgctactCGTGACATGGGCATTGGGAAGGATGGGGTCTTGCCATGGAAGCTTCTTGGTGACCTTAAGTTCTTCAAGGAGGTTACACTTTCAACATCTGACCCTGCCAAGAAGAATGCAGTTATAATGGGAAGGAAAACGTGGGAGAGCATTCCTGTAAAGTCAAGGCCATTGCCTGGTCGTTTGAATGTCATACTTACTCGATCTGGTAGTTTTGATTTTGCTACAGTAGAAAATGTTGTTATCTGTGGAAGCATGAAGTCTGCCCTGGAACTGCTAGCATCAACTCCATATTGCGTATCAATTGAGAAAGTTTTTGTTATAGGGGGTGGGCAGGTACTGAG GGAGTATCTTAATGGACCTGCATGTGAGGCCATCCATCTAACTGACGTTCAGTCCAGCATTGAGTGTGACACTTTCATACCTCCAATTGACTTCTCAGTGTTCCAGCCATGGTATTCATCTTTCCCGGTGGTTGAGAGCAACATTAGGCATTCTTTTGTGACCTTTGTTCGTGTTAGAAAATCACTGGAAGAAACTCATGTCTCAAATGGAAAGGAATCAACTGAGGTGGATACCAAGAATGACAAGTTTGAAACAGAGAACTTCTCTTTTCTTCCCAAGATGATATTTGATCGCCATGAGGAATATCATTACCTTAATCTTGCTGAAGATATTATAAAGTCTGGTGCTCAGAAAAATGACAGGACAGGAACAGGAACGTTGTCAAAATTTGGGTGTCAG ATGCGATTCAACTTAAGGAAAAATTTTCCTCTGTTGACAACAAAG AGGGTATTTTGGCATGGTGTCGTTGAAGAACTCCTATGGTTCATCAGTGGTTCAACAAATGCAAAG GTTCTACAAGAGAAAGGTATTCATATCTGGGATGGCAATGCTTCAAGAGAGTATCTTGACAG TGTTGGCTTGGCACACAGGGAGGAAGGTGATCTAGGTCCAGTTTATGGATTTCAATGGCGACACTTTGGTGCTGA ATACACAGACATGCATGCTGACTACACTGGAAAAGGTTTTGATCAGCTAATGGATGTGATTGACAAGATCAAGAATAATCCTGATGACCGGCGAATAATTTTGTCGGCATGGAATCCTTCAGATCTCAAGAAGATGGCTCTTCCTCCTTGCCACATGTTTGCACAA TTTTTTGTTGAGAATGGGGAGCTATCCTGCCAGATGTATCAACGCTCTGCAGACATGGGACTTGGTGTTCCATTCAACATTGCATCATATTCTCTTCTTACATACATGATTGCTCAAGTTTGTG GTCTTTCTCCTGGGGATTTCGTCCATGTTATAGGGGATGCACATGTCTACAGAACTCATGTTCGAGCTTTGGAGGAGCAAATTCAGAAGATGCCTAAGCCATTTCCA ATTTTGAAGATAAATCCTTCAAAGAAGGATATAGATTCTTTCGTGGCATCAGACTTCAAGCTAGTTGGCTATGATCCTCACCAGAAGATAGAGATGAAAATGGCAATATAA
- the LOC117834387 gene encoding probable receptor-like protein kinase At5g20050 yields MTGDFRSMVGCSGSNEVFRGVLDGSTVVAIKRITSNKPVDEADFLREPGTVHLLSYCLLRGGGSQYLVYPFFKHGSLEWWLFNGEEWRRLLPWLARRRITVDVARALPYLHHNCHRRIVHLDIKPANIFLPFRESDANQARHRRGIESASVLGSRLRD; encoded by the exons ATGACCGGGGACTTCAGAAGCATGGTGGGCTGCAGTGGCTCCAACGAAGTCTTTCGAGGCGTCCTCGATGGCAGCACAGTGGTCGCCATCAAGCGGATCACCAGCAACAAGCCCGTCGATGAGGCCGACTTCCTGAGAGAG CCTGGTACGGTGCACCTCCTCAGCTACTGCCTCCTGCGCGGGGGTGGCAGCCAGTACCTGGTGTACCCGTTCTTCAAGCACGGGTCGCTGGAATGGTGGCTGTTCAACGGCGAGGAATGGCGGCGCCTCCTGCCATGGCTGGCGCGGCGACGCATCACCGTTGACGTCGCTAGAGCGCTCCCGTACCTCCACCACAATTGCCACCGGCGTATCGTCCACCTTGACATCAAGCCGGCCAACATCTTCCTCCCGTTTCGTGAGTCTGATGCCAACCAAGCACGCCACCGGAGAGGAATTGAATCCGCCTCGGTCCTAGGCTCCCGGCTTCGAGATTGA
- the LOC117833539 gene encoding DNA replication licensing factor MCM2, producing MDDSENNAPSTPGSPGFSTDRLPPNTTTSRGATDPSSYSDDDGEAEVDPHVLPEDDDPAAAAPADEEDEEGEDLFNDNYLDDYRRMDEHDQYESVGLDDSLEDERNLDEIMADRRAAEVELDARDVRTGPAADRKLPRMLHDQDTDEDMNFRRPKRHRTSFRPPSGPRTPRSDDDGDGATPSSPGRSQRGYSGGDVPMTDQTDDDPYEDEFDEEDEMNMYRVQGTLREWVTRDEVRRFIAKKFKEFLLTYVNPKNEQGEFEYVRLINEMVLANKCSLEIDYKQFIYIHPNIAIWLADAPQSVLEVMEEVAKNVIFDLHKNYRNIHQKIYVRITNLPVYDQIRNIRQIHLNTMIRIGGVVTRRSGVFPQLQQVKYDCSKCGTILGPFFQNSYTEVKVGSCPECQSKGPFTVNVEQTIYRNYQKLTLQESPGIVPAGRLPRYKEVILLNDLIDCARPGEEIEVTGIYTNNFDLSLNTKNGFPVFATVVEANYVAKKQDLFSAYKLTDEDKAEIEKLSKDPRIGERIVKSIAPSIYGHEDIKTAIALAMFGGQEKNIKGKHRLRGDINVLLMGDPGTAKSQFLKYVEKTGHRAVYTTGKGASAVGLTAAVHKDPVTREWTLEGGALVLADRGICLIDEFDKMNDQDRVSIHEAMEQQSISISKAGIVTSLQARCSVIAAANPIGGRYDSSKTFTQNVELTDPIISRFDILCVVKDIVDPFTDEMLARFVVDSHARSQPKGANLEDRVPTDVNDDPLAAARQADPDVLSQDMLKKYITYAKLNVFPKIHDADLDKISHVYAELRRESSHGQGVPIAVRHIESIIRMSEAHARMHLRSYVSQEDVDMAIRVLLDSFISTQKFGVQKALQKNFRKYMTYKKDYNELLLLLLRTLVKDALHFEEIVSGATSRLTHVEVKVEDLKNKAQEYEIYDLKPFFSSAHFRDNSFILDEGRGIIRHPVAA from the exons ATG GATGACTCGGAGAACAACGCCCCCTCGACGCCGGGGTCCCCCGGGTTCAGCACCGACCGGCTGCCgcccaacaccaccaccagccgcgGCGCCACCGACCCGTCGTCCtactccgacgacgacggcgaggcggaggtcgaCCCCCACGTGCTCCCCGAGGAcgacgaccccgccgccgccgcgccggccgacgaggaggacgaggagggcgaGGACCTCTTCAACGACAACTACCTCGA TGATTACCGAAGGATGGATGAGCATGATCAGTATGAGTCAGTTGGTTTAGATGACTCGTTGGAGGATGAGAGGAATCTTGATGAAATTATGGCTGATCGAAGGGCCGCAGAAGTGGAGCTTGATGCAAGGGATGTGAGGACTGGTCCAGCAGCTGACCGGAAATTGCCAAGGATGCTCCATGATCAGG ATACAGATGAGGATATGAATTTTAGGCGTCCTAAAAGGCACAGGACTAGTTTTAGACCACCTAGTGGACCAAGAACACCAAGAagtgatgatgatggtgatggtGCCACTCCTAGTTCACCAGGAAGGTCTCAGCGTGGCTATTCTGGTGGTGATGTGCCTATGACTGACCAGACTGATGATGACCCATATGAG GATGAatttgatgaagaagatgagatgaaCATGTACCGTGTCCAAGGTACACTAAGAGAGTGGGTCACAAGAGACGAAGTCCGGCGCTTCATTGCAAAGAAATTTAAAGAGTTCCTCCTTACATATGTAAACCCAAAGAATGAGCAAGGAGAGTTTGAGTACGTTCGGCTTATTAACGAGATGGTTTTAG CTAACAAGTGTAGCTTGGAGATAGACTACAAGCAGTTTATTTATATACATCCAAACATTGCCATCTGGTTGGCTGATGCACCTCAATCAGTGCTGGAAGTTATGGAGGAAGTAGCCAAAAATGTTATTTTTGATCTCCACAAGAATTACAGGAACATCCACCAAAAGATCTATGTCCGAATAACCAACCTTCCTGTCTATGATCAAATACGCAATATTAG GCAAATCCATCTCAACACAATGATTCGAATTGGTGGTGTTGTTACTCGACGATCTGGTGTCTTCCCTCAGTTGCAGCAGGTGAAGTATGactgtagcaaatgtggaactATCCTGGGCCCTTTCTTCCAGAACTCCTACACTGAAGTGAAAGTTGGATCATGCCCTGAATGCCAGTCCAAAGGACCATTCACAGTCAATGTTGAGCAG ACTATATATAGGAACTACCAGAAACTCACTCTTCAGGAGAGCCCGGGAATTGTTCCTGCTGGCAGGCTTCCCAGATACAAGGAAGTCATTCTTTTGAATGATCTGATTGATTGTGCTCGTCCAGGAGAGGAAATT GAGGTCACTGGGATATACACAAACAATTTTGACTTGTCTTTGAATACAAAGAATGGTTTCCCTGTTTTTGCTACAGTGGTAGAGGCCAACTATGTGGCAAAAAAGCAGGATCTCTTTTCTGCATACAAATTAACCGACGAGGATAAGGCAGAGATTGAGAAGTTGTCCAAGGATCCAAGGATTGGGGAAAGG ATTGTCAAATCAATTGCACCATCCATTTATGGCCATGAAGATATTAAGACTGCCATTGCACTAGCTATGTTTGGCGGACAAGAGAAGAATATCAAGGGAAAACATCGCCTAAGAGGCGATATCAATGTCCTCCTCATGGGTGATCCAGGCACTGCAAAATCTCAGTTTCTAAA GTATGTGGAGAAAACAGGACACAGAGCGGTATATACAACTGGAAAAGGAGCCTCTGCTGTTGGTCTCACTGCAGCGGTTCACAAGGATCCAGTAACACGAGAATGGACACTCGAGGGAGGTGCACTAGTTCTTGCTGATAGGGGCATATGCCTTATTGATGAATTTGACAAGATGAATGATCAAGATAG GGTGAGTATACATGAAGCCATGGAGCAACAAAGTATCAGTATATCGAAGGCAGGAATCGTCACATCTCTTCAGGCTCGATGCAGTGTTATTGCAGCAGCAAACCCAATAGGAGGAAG ATATGATTCATCAAAGACATTCACTCAAAATGTTGAATTGACGGATCCCATTATTTCACGTTTTGACATCCTTTGCGTGGTTAAG GATATTGTTGATCCATTCACAGATGAAATGCTTGCAAGGTTTGTTGTAGATAGTCATGCCAGGTCCCAACCCAAGGGAGCTAACCTTGAAGACAGGGTTCCAACCGATGTGAATGATGATCCATTAGCTGCTGCAAGACAAGCTGATCCAGAT GTCCTTTCTCAAGACATGCTGAAGAAGTACATAACTTATGCTAAGCTGAATGTATTTCCCAAAATACATGATGCCGACCTGGACAAGATTAGCCATGTTTATGCTGAACTCCGACGCGAGTCCTCT CATGGTCAAGGGGTTCCGATTGCAGTCAGGCATATAGAATCAATCATCCGAATGTCAGAGGCACATGCGAGGATGCATTTGAGGAGCTACGTGTCTCAGGAAGATGTTGACATGGCCATCCGTGTCTTGCTTGACTCTTTTATTTCCACTCAGAAATTCGGTGTGCAGAAAGCACTTCAGAAG AATTTCAGGAAATACATGACATATAAGAAGGATTACAATGAGTTGCTTCTGCTCCTCCTGCGCACACTGGTCAAGGATGCTCTGCACTTTGAAGAAATCGTGTCAGGAGCAACCTCACGCCTCACTCACGTCGAGGTCAAAGTGGAAGACCTGAAGAACAAG GCCCAAGAGTACGAGATCTACGACCTGAAGCCGTTCTTCTCCAGTGCACACTTCAGAGACAACAGCTTCATCCTGGATGAAGGGCGCGGCATCATCAGGCATCCAGTGGCAGCATGA
- the LOC117833124 gene encoding 6-phosphogluconate dehydrogenase, decarboxylating 2, chloroplastic, which translates to MASPAPAPPAAAATHSPPPRIGLAGLATMGQNLALNIAEKGFPISVYNRTAAKVDSTLVRARDEGALPVLGHRDPRGFVLSLARPRTVVLLVQAGPAVDATIDALTPYLEPGDAIVDGGNEWYQNTERRIEEAAARGILYLGMGVSGGEEGARNGPSLMPGGHVDAYNNIRDILEKAAAQTEDGACVTFVGPGGAGNFVKMVHNGIEYGDMQLIAEAYDVLRRVGGLSNSEIADVFDEWNKGELESFLVEITADIFTVADPLDGSGGALVDKILDKTGMKGTGKWTVQQAAELAVAAPTIAASLDGRYLSGLKDERVAAAGVLEEEGMPAGLLEKINVDKKVLVDRVRQALYASKICSYAQGMNLIRAKSVEKGWNLNLAELARIWKGGCIIRARFLDRIKRAYDRNPELANLIVDREFAREMVQRQNAWRWVVARAVEAGISTPGMTASLSYFDTYRSSRLPANLIQAQRDLFGAHTYERIDRPGSFHTEWTKLARRSNGAAI; encoded by the coding sequence atggcctccccggcgccggcgccccccgcAGCCGCCGCGACCCACTCCCCTCCCCCGCGCATCGGGCTCGCCGGCCTCGCCACCATGGGCCAGAACCTCGCGCTCAACATCGCCGAGAAGGGGTTCCCGATCTCCGTCTACAACCGCACCGCCGCCAAGGTGGACTCCACGCTCGTCCGCGCGCGCGACGAGGGCGCGCTCCCGGTGCTGGGCCACCGCGACCCGCGCGGGTTCGTGCTCTCCCTCGCCCGGCCCCGCACCGTCGTGCTCCTCGTCCAGGCGGGCCCCGCCGTCGACGCCACCATCGACGCCCTCACCCCCTACCTCGAGCCCGGCGACGCCATCGTCGACGGCGGCAACGAGTGGTACCAGAACACGGAGCGCCGCatcgaggaggccgcggcgcgcgggatCCTGTACCTCGGGATGGGGGTGTCCGGCGGGGAGGAAGGCGCGCGGAACGGGCCCTCGCTCATGCCCGGCGGCCACGTCGACGCCTACAACAACATCAGAGACATCCTCGAGAAGGCTGCGGCACAGACGGAGGACGGGGCCTGCGTCACCTTCGTCGGGCCCGGTGGGGCTGGCAACTTCGTCAAGATGGTGCACAATGGTATCGAGTATGGCGATATGCAGCTCATCGCAGAGGCCTACGATGTGCTCCGCAGAGTCGGGGGCCTGTCGAATTCGGAGATTGCTGATGTGTTTGATGAGTGGAACAAGGGGGAGCTCGAGAGCTTCTTGGTTGAGATCACCGCAGACATTTTCACTGTGGCTGACCCACTGGATGGGAGCGGCGGGGCGCTGGTTGACAAGATTCTCGACAAGACTGGGATGAAGGGGACTGGGAAATGGACGGTGCAGCAGGCCGCAGAGCTAGCAGTGGCTGCACCCACCATTGCTGCATCGCTTGATGGGAGGTACTTGTCAGGGTTGAAGGATGAGCGAGTCGCAGCTGCTGGtgtgctggaggaggaggggatgcCAGCCGGGCTGTTGGAAAAAATCAATGTTGATAAGAAAGTGCTGGTGGATAGGGTGAGGCAGGCGCTTTATGCATCGAAGATTTGCAGCTATGCGCAGGGCATGAATCTGATACGAGCCAAGAGCGTGGAGAAGGGATGGAACCTTAACCTTGCGGAGCTTGCCAGGATCTGGAAGGGTGGGTGCATTATCCGTGCAAGGTTTCTTGATAGGATCAAGAGGGCATACGACAGGAACCCTGAGCTCGCCAATTTGATTGTCGACAGAGAGTTTGCAAGGGAGATGGTGCAGCGACAGAATGCCTGGAGATGGGTTGTAGCACGGGCAGTGGAGGCTGGCATTAGCACTCCAGGAATGACTGCTAGTCTTTCCTACTTTGACACCTACAGGTCCAGTAGGTTGCCTGCAAATCTGATCCAAGCGCAGAGGGACCTGTTTGGGGCACACACCTATGAGCGAATTGATCGTCCGGGTTCATTCCACACTGAATGGACCAAGCTGGCAAGGAGGAGCAATGGTGCAGCCATTTGA
- the LOC117833345 gene encoding bifunctional dihydrofolate reductase-thymidylate synthase isoform X2, with the protein MATAPANGDSQSGPQRNYQVVVAATRDMGIGKDGVLPWKLLGDLKFFKEVTLSTSDPAKKNAVIMGRKTWESIPVKSRPLPGRLNVILTRSGSFDFATVENVVICGSMKSALELLASTPYCVSIEKVFVIGGGQVLREYLNGPACEAIHLTDVQSSIECDTFIPPIDFSVFQPWYSSFPVVESNIRHSFVTFVRVRKSLEETHVSNGKESTEVDTKNDKFETENFSFLPKMIFDRHEEYHYLNLAEDIIKSGAQKNDRTGTGTLSKFGCQMRFNLRKNFPLLTTKRVFWHGVVEELLWFISGSTNAKVLQEKGIHIWDGNASREYLDSVGLAHREEGDLGPVYGFQWRHFGAEYTDMHADYTGKGFDQLMDVIDKIKNNPDDRRIILSAWNPSDLKKMALPPCHMFAQFFVENGELSCQMYQRSADMGLGVPFNIASYSLLTYMIAQVCGLSPGDFVHVIGDAHVYRTHVRALEEQIQKMPKPFPILKINPSKKDIDSFVASDFKLVGYDPHQKIEMKMAI; encoded by the exons ATGGCTACAGCTCCGGCCAATGGTGATTCACAGAGTGGCCCTCAGAGGAACTATcaggttgttgttgctgctactCGTGACATGGGCATTGGGAAGGATGGGGTCTTGCCATGGAAGCTTCTTGGTGACCTTAAGTTCTTCAAGGAGGTTACACTTTCAACATCTGACCCTGCCAAGAAGAATGCAGTTATAATGGGAAGGAAAACGTGGGAGAGCATTCCTGTAAAGTCAAGGCCATTGCCTGGTCGTTTGAATGTCATACTTACTCGATCTGGTAGTTTTGATTTTGCTACAGTAGAAAATGTTGTTATCTGTGGAAGCATGAAGTCTGCCCTGGAACTGCTAGCATCAACTCCATATTGCGTATCAATTGAGAAAGTTTTTGTTATAGGGGGTGGGCAGGTACTGAG GGAGTATCTTAATGGACCTGCATGTGAGGCCATCCATCTAACTGACGTTCAGTCCAGCATTGAGTGTGACACTTTCATACCTCCAATTGACTTCTCAGTGTTCCAGCCATGGTATTCATCTTTCCCGGTGGTTGAGAGCAACATTAGGCATTCTTTTGTGACCTTTGTTCGTGTTAGAAAATCACTGGAAGAAACTCATGTCTCAAATGGAAAGGAATCAACTGAGGTGGATACCAAGAATGACAAGTTTGAAACAGAGAACTTCTCTTTTCTTCCCAAGATGATATTTGATCGCCATGAGGAATATCATTACCTTAATCTTGCTGAAGATATTATAAAGTCTGGTGCTCAGAAAAATGACAGGACAGGAACAGGAACGTTGTCAAAATTTGGGTGTCAG ATGCGATTCAACTTAAGGAAAAATTTTCCTCTGTTGACAACAAAG AGGGTATTTTGGCATGGTGTCGTTGAAGAACTCCTATGGTTCATCAGTGGTTCAACAAATGCAAAG GTTCTACAAGAGAAAGGTATTCATATCTGGGATGGCAATGCTTCAAGAGAGTATCTTGACAG TGTTGGCTTGGCACACAGGGAGGAAGGTGATCTAGGTCCAGTTTATGGATTTCAATGGCGACACTTTGGTGCTGA ATACACAGACATGCATGCTGACTACACTGGAAAAGGTTTTGATCAGCTAATGGATGTGATTGACAAGATCAAGAATAATCCTGATGACCGGCGAATAATTTTGTCGGCATGGAATCCTTCAGATCTCAAGAAGATGGCTCTTCCTCCTTGCCACATGTTTGCACAA TTTTTTGTTGAGAATGGGGAGCTATCCTGCCAGATGTATCAACGCTCTGCAGACATGGGACTTGGTGTTCCATTCAACATTGCATCATATTCTCTTCTTACATACATGATTGCTCAAGTTTGTG GTCTTTCTCCTGGGGATTTCGTCCATGTTATAGGGGATGCACATGTCTACAGAACTCATGTTCGAGCTTTGGAGGAGCAAATTCAGAAGATGCCTAAGCCATTTCCA ATTTTGAAGATAAATCCTTCAAAGAAGGATATAGATTCTTTCGTGGCATCAGACTTCAAGCTAGTTGGCTATGATCCTCACCAGAAGATAGAGATGAAAATGGCAATATAA